The genomic DNA TGCCGCGGATGACGATCCGGTCGGCATCGAAGGGAATGCCCGCGATCTGCAGTTTCAGGTCGTATTGATCGGACCAGAACCACGGCACTTCCGGGGCCGGTGCCTTGCGCCCGGTGATGGCGCTGGCGACCAGCTTCGCCTGTTCGAGCGCGTTCGGCACGCTTTCCAGGCGATGCATGCGGTTGTAGAGCGGCAGCGGCCGGCGGGTGACGTCGCCGATGGCAAAGATGGCGGGATCGCTCGTCCGGGCATTCTCGTCGACGACGATGCCGCCGTCGAGGGCGAGGCCGGCGGCGCCCGCGATCTCGTCGTTCGGGATAGCGCCGACGCCGACCACGGCGGCATCGCAGGCGATGACCCGGCCGTCCGACAGGCGGACGCCGGTGATCTTGCCCTCGTCGCCGACGAAAGCCTCGACCCCGGCATTCAGTTCGAATTCGACGCCCTGGGCCTGGTGATAATCCTGGAAGAAGCCGGACAGGGCAGGGCAGGCGACACGGGCGAGAACCCGGGCCTCGCGCTCGATCACGACCGAGGCCGCACCGAGCGCCCGGCCGCTGGCCGCGACCTCGAGCCCGACATAGCCGCCGCCGACGACGGCAAGGCGCTTGCCCGGGCCGATCGCGGTCTTCAGCTTTTCGGCATCGGCGGCGTTGCGCAGTTCGAGCACGCCGTAAAGATCGGCGCCGGGAATGGGCAGGCGGCGGGCCCGGGCCCCGGTGGCGATGACCAGCACGTCATAGTCGACGACATTGCCGTCCGAAAGGGTGACGGTCTTCGCCGCCCGGTCGATCGCCTTGGCCCCGACCGACAGGCGCAGGTCGATATTCTGTTCGACGTAGAAGGCGGCGGGTTTCAGCAGCAGGCTGTTGGCATCCGCCTCGCCCTTCAGCCAGGCCTTGGACAGGGGGGGGCGCTGATAGGGCGCATGGGGTTCGTCGCCGATCAGGGTGATCGGCCCGGCGAACCCATATTGACGCAGGAAGGCCACGGCCGATCCGCCGGCATGGCCCGCCCCCAGGATGACGATCCGCGCTTCCGGCGGCACTGTATTCTCGACCACTCGACACTCCCCTCTCTCGACCCGGCGACGGCGGCCTATAGGTTTGCTAGCTCTTTCCGTCGCGGACCGATATATCCGAAAAGATAGGCAGCCACTTTCCGCATCTGAATTTCTTCAGCCCCCTCCGTGATGCGATAGCGGCGATGATGCCGATATATATGCTCGAAGGGCTTGTGGCGGGAATAGCCTATTCCGCCGTGAACCTGCATGGCCCGGTCGGCGGCTTCGCAAACCAGGCGGTTTGCCCAATAGTTGCACATGGAAACCTTGTCCGACAGCCGCCGCTCGACCTCCGGCTTCGGCATCTGGTCCATCTCCCAGGCGGTCTTGCGGATCAGCAGGCGCAGCATCTCGGCCTGAGTCGCCAGTTCGACCAGGGGGAACTGGATGCCCTGGTTGCGCGCCAGTTCCTCGCCGAAAGGCTTGCGGGCGCGGGCGTAGCGCACCGCCTGCTCGATGCAATAGGTCGCGGCGCCGAGGCTGGAGGCAGCCTGGCGGATGCGGTTCTCGTGGACGAAATGCTGGGCGAGCGCAAGGCCGAGGCCGGGCTGGCCGAGGACCGCAGCCTCCGGCACGAAGACATCGGTGAAGGAGACCCTGGGGTGGTCGGTCGGCATGTTGAAGGTCCAGAGATATTCCTCGACCTTCACCCCCGGCGCGGCGGCCGGGACCAGCAGGGCGGTGATGCCCCGGGCCTCGCCCGCCCGGCCCTCGGTGCGGGCGAAGGTCAGGCAATGGGTGGCGGCGTGCATGCCGGTGGTCC from Zavarzinia compransoris includes the following:
- a CDS encoding NAD(P)/FAD-dependent oxidoreductase gives rise to the protein MVENTVPPEARIVILGAGHAGGSAVAFLRQYGFAGPITLIGDEPHAPYQRPPLSKAWLKGEADANSLLLKPAAFYVEQNIDLRLSVGAKAIDRAAKTVTLSDGNVVDYDVLVIATGARARRLPIPGADLYGVLELRNAADAEKLKTAIGPGKRLAVVGGGYVGLEVAASGRALGAASVVIEREARVLARVACPALSGFFQDYHQAQGVEFELNAGVEAFVGDEGKITGVRLSDGRVIACDAAVVGVGAIPNDEIAGAAGLALDGGIVVDENARTSDPAIFAIGDVTRRPLPLYNRMHRLESVPNALEQAKLVASAITGRKAPAPEVPWFWSDQYDLKLQIAGIPFDADRIVIRGKVEAAKFAVFHLKGSQLVAVEAVNAPPEFMAGKMLIGNGKPVDADKLANDAVSMKEVAA
- a CDS encoding acyl-CoA dehydrogenase family protein; its protein translation is MDFNLPADLVAYLDGMDAFIAREIQPLEAADDNMRFFDHRREWARTDWEAGGLPRHEWETLLAEARRRADAAGYLRFGLPREYGGQDGSNLWMAVIREHLAARGLGLHCDLQNEHSIVANNPFVLMFRDFGTPDQQAEFIQGMLGGERRLAFGLTEPEHGSDATHMETTAVRAVRNGVAGWRIDGEKMWTTGMHAATHCLTFARTEGRAGEARGITALLVPAAAPGVKVEEYLWTFNMPTDHPRVSFTDVFVPEAAVLGQPGLGLALAQHFVHENRIRQAASSLGAATYCIEQAVRYARARKPFGEELARNQGIQFPLVELATQAEMLRLLIRKTAWEMDQMPKPEVERRLSDKVSMCNYWANRLVCEAADRAMQVHGGIGYSRHKPFEHIYRHHRRYRITEGAEEIQMRKVAAYLFGYIGPRRKELANL